The Acetomicrobium sp. S15 = DSM 107314 genomic interval ACCATTATCTAGGTCAAAATATCAAAAGTAGAGCATGGTGGTGAAGCTATGGCAGAGAGGAACGTAACCGTCAAGAACCCACACGGCCTTCACGCAAGGCCGGCAGCTTTATTCGTTCAAAAGGCTTCTTCTTTTTCTTCCTCCTCCATTACCGTCGTCAAGGACGGTCAGGAGGTCGATGCCAAAAGCATCCTTGCCATATTGAGCTTGGGAGTAGAACCGGGTACCACGATAACCATCAGGGCAGATGGCGATAACGCAGAGAAGGCCATAGCCGAGCTCGCAGCGATATGCGAGGATACCTCCATATGAGAGGCGTACATGGGATTCGAAGTATACAAGAATGTGAGCGAAAAATACTTGACAGACTTGTAATAGATCTGTAATATAGCTTTTGCTGCAGGGGCGGCAAAAGTGCACATTGACAAGTTCATAGTTTGCAGGAAGGAACAAATAAGCAAGTATAGGACCATTCTCATGGAGAGTTTGATCCTGGCTCAGGACGAACGCTGGCGGCGTGCCTAACACATGCAAGTCGAGCGGTCTCGCCTATAGCAAAAGTCCTTCGGGCTTC includes:
- a CDS encoding HPr family phosphocarrier protein translates to MAERNVTVKNPHGLHARPAALFVQKASSFSSSSITVVKDGQEVDAKSILAILSLGVEPGTTITIRADGDNAEKAIAELAAICEDTSI